The DNA segment TCGCTTGGCGGAACAGAACCGTGATGCCAAGGCGAAGCAGGCTCTCTTCCGCGAAGCGATCTATCTCGGCATTCAGCCGCAGGTGATTACGGAAATCCATTGAGCAGCCCCAGGTTGCTGCTGTTCAAAACACTGTGGGGCTGGACTGGGTCCCTTGAACAGGCCTGCTCCTCCGCTGAATGCGAGCGCTTTGATGGCCTTGAGGTGAACCTCGATCACCCTTGTCTTAAGGCTCTTCAGCCTGAAGGGATCCGTCGCTGCCTCTCCGATGCAAAACAGCATCTGATTGTTGAAATTGTTACCGGGGGGGATTACACCCCCGATCTCAACTGCTCTCCATCGCAGCATCTGGATCAAGTTCAGCGCGGCTTGGAGCGAGCCATGGCGCTGGCCCCGCTCAAGATCACTTTGATCACCGGCAGCGATAGCTGGCAAGAAGTTGAGCAGCATCGTTTTCTCGACAGACTTTTGGACAAAATTGATGCGTGTTCGATTCCGGTGACGCTCGAGACGCATCGCAGTCGTTCTCTCTTCAACCCATGGCGCATGCCCGCCTGGCTGGCCCGCCATCCACGGCTTCGGCTCACAGCGGATCTCAGTCACTGGTGTGCGGTATCGGAACGGTTAATGACACCTGAACTCCCCCCCATTCAGGCGGTGGCCGCTCGGGTTGATCACATTCATGCCCGAATCGGCCATGCTCAGGGGCCCTCCGTCAGCCACCCTTTCGCACCGGAATGGGCTGAGGCCCTCGAGAGCCATCGCCGCTGTTGGCAGTTGTTTCTCGATCAAAGCGCGAGGCCCGAACGGCCGATCACGATGACGCCTGAGTTTGGCCCCGATGGCTACATGCCGCTTCAGCCATTCACAGCTGCACCCCTTGCGGATGTTCAGCTCCTCAATGCAGAGATGGCCTCATGGCTGCGTTCCTCAATGCTGTTTCCTGCTGATCCCAACCGTTCTCGATAAAGACCCTGCCAATGCAGGATCCTTCGTTCCAGCTGATGCGGAGGCCCTGGCTGGAAATCCTCTTGATATCCGTGTTGGACTGATTCAACCAAAGCCTTGTCTTCGTCCAGAAAGGTGAGCATGTCCCTCAGCCAGGCGTCGGCTGTGGCTGCATCCATGGCGTCTCTGCCTGCGAACAAGTGCAATTGCATCGTGCAGCGGTCGGGTCGTTCGGGCATGAATTCCAGCCATGCCAACCGCCCGTCTGGCCAGACCAGCAGATGGCTCCATGGCGGCAGCCCGAAGGTAAGGAATCGACCCCCGTCCGGGTGGGGTGTCTCTAGAAGGTTGTTGTGTTGGCTGAAGCGATGGCGGTAATCCCTCACCGGCCCTTGTTCGCGGTGCAGCGTTGTCGGATGGGCAATAGCGACGTGGTAGTCGTCAAGTGTGTTGTCGTGGGCAATCTTCCAATTGCAGGCCAGGCTGCTTCGGCTCAGTCGCAGCAGGGTGGATGCAGTGTTCCAGGCTGCTCCGGCTTCGGTATGAACCAGCTGCAGCTGCTCCTCGAGTGTTAGAGCTTTATCGCTGAAAGCGATCCAGATCAGTGGGCCATCGATGCGGCAGGCAAGCTCTTGCAACCCCCATCCCTGCCGGTCAAAGTCCTGCTCAAAATCGGCTTCACGCGCCGCGGCCAGCAGCTCTCCGCGCAGGTTGTAGGTCCAGCCGTGATAAGGACAAACCAGGCGTCGACAGGACTGCCCCGTTCCTCCGCCTTGTCCAAATGCAACACCGCGATGGGGACAGCGGTTGCGAAAAGCACGTGGATGCTCTCCAGTGGGCCAGGTGAGCAGAAGTGGCTGATCCAGCATGGTGATGGCCAGCACCTCTCCCGGTTGGAGATGGCTGATTGGTGCAACCGGATGCCAGTAGTGGTTGGCATAGGTGTGGATGTCCCATTGATGCATCGCGTCGCCGCGGTACAGCGATGCAGGAAGGAACGTCTGATTCAACACGGCTTCACTTAAGACAGTTCAGTCAGGAAAGTGCCGGCTCCAGCTCCCGCATGGTGGCGGAGAGGGAACGACGCATGGAGAGG comes from the Synechococcus sp. A15-62 genome and includes:
- a CDS encoding sugar phosphate isomerase/epimerase — protein: MSSPRLLLFKTLWGWTGSLEQACSSAECERFDGLEVNLDHPCLKALQPEGIRRCLSDAKQHLIVEIVTGGDYTPDLNCSPSQHLDQVQRGLERAMALAPLKITLITGSDSWQEVEQHRFLDRLLDKIDACSIPVTLETHRSRSLFNPWRMPAWLARHPRLRLTADLSHWCAVSERLMTPELPPIQAVAARVDHIHARIGHAQGPSVSHPFAPEWAEALESHRRCWQLFLDQSARPERPITMTPEFGPDGYMPLQPFTAAPLADVQLLNAEMASWLRSSMLFPADPNRSR
- a CDS encoding aromatic ring-hydroxylating dioxygenase subunit alpha, which gives rise to MLNQTFLPASLYRGDAMHQWDIHTYANHYWHPVAPISHLQPGEVLAITMLDQPLLLTWPTGEHPRAFRNRCPHRGVAFGQGGGTGQSCRRLVCPYHGWTYNLRGELLAAAREADFEQDFDRQGWGLQELACRIDGPLIWIAFSDKALTLEEQLQLVHTEAGAAWNTASTLLRLSRSSLACNWKIAHDNTLDDYHVAIAHPTTLHREQGPVRDYRHRFSQHNNLLETPHPDGGRFLTFGLPPWSHLLVWPDGRLAWLEFMPERPDRCTMQLHLFAGRDAMDAATADAWLRDMLTFLDEDKALVESVQHGYQEDFQPGPPHQLERRILHWQGLYRERLGSAGNSIEERSHEAISALRS